The Cyclopterus lumpus isolate fCycLum1 chromosome 1, fCycLum1.pri, whole genome shotgun sequence sequence CTGTTGTATTACGGTTTAAACTTGCCTGGTCAATCCATAACTTTCCAACAATGATGTTGTGTACAGTTGTAGTCACTTTCTTCCAAGAGTAGTGATTGTTGCTCTTTTCAAATAAACACTGGATAGAAcctgagaagagagagggaataCTCTTAGCCCGTGCTCACCCAAAATATAAACGTCATATTtggtcttcacacacacactcacccaaaGGCATGATAGAGAGATATTTCCCTCTAAACTTGCTGGCCAGGGTAATCTCTTGTCTGAGGGTCCAGCCCTTTTCAGAGCTGGCATGGTGAGCTGCAGCAGGTGGGTGGTGACTCACCTGAGAGGATTGGAGTGAAGGGATGTTTTACGACTATTTGAGCTATTAAACATGCTTGCATGAACAATCCTTCGACGTACCTGTTCACAGAGGGAGCGGTAGCCACAATCTTTTAGCCGATCGAGCTCAAACGTTTCTCCCAGCAGAGGATTGAAGGGTTTCCCTGTGCGGTGGACAGTGGTGGAGTAGGAGGAGACTGTGAAAGCAGCTACATAACACATCTGCTCCAGAGAGCTCTGACTTTTAGAAGCCTTATCCAACAGCTCGTAGTACTCCAGGTCTTCAGAGAGACGTTGCAGCATTGAGAGGGGCTCATTGAAATTCACCTAGGTACATAATCACAGAGAGAAGACGGCTGATTACTTCCGAGTGCTCTCACAAGCAAAGGCCACTTGGATACCAACATGGGTACAAGTTTCTTACAGGCATTGGTATCTTTGAGAGCTCCTTTCCAATACAATTCTTCATGATGCTCCACAGATTGAGGTAATAGTTGGGCTTGTCAGGGATACGAGTCCGCCTTTGTCGAACAGGCTCTAGCTCCAGGGGCTGTGGCGACTCTGGGTTGGATGCCAAAGACAGTTCATCAAACTGGAAGAAGAGAAGGCAAAATAGCTTTCAGGGTGAAGTGACTGTGGTGTGTTGACAAGCAGAGAAAACAAGTCAATATGAAAATTAACTTAACACACATTTACGGACTGATCTTCCATTCCAATCTCGCTGCTGAAACCACTAACGTTGCTGCCAGATCTCCTGGTGGACAGAGAAGcgacatttaaaacaaagcagtacacacacacacacacaaggcaaaAATAACAACgacgacaacaaaaacaaggttGATGTGAACCGtcacatttgaaaaagaaacagcaTTAATTAATAACCTGTGATACTTGGGGTCAGCAGGGACAGTGATAAACTCTGCTGGGTCTTCCATCGCATCGAAGAACTCATTGTCATCATCCTCGTCACTGGCATCCCCTTTTTTATCTGGTGAAGGCAGACGGTGGGGGAATAAACGACTGAATGGCACAGCGAGCACCCTTTGAGTAACATTCAGAAGTCGGGGAGGAGAACCGTACCTTTGTTAGCTAAGGCGGGATTGCTGAATGAAGGGGGGAGAACTGTAGCTCCTCTGAAAGCTCTTTCCAAATGATTGTGCTGTTTGGCCAGCTGCTCCAGAGTCTCCTCCAGCCGGATCCTTTGGTCTCGCTCAACCTGTAAGGCCTTCTGCCAGCGCTTACTGTGGTTCTGAGCCAGGGAGAGGAAGTCTCTACATGCCTTAGGGAACAAGCAAGAGCAACGTGACTCGACAAAGGAGTCAGAAACAATGTTTGTCAGCAAATTAACACTTGGTTGACTTACATTAATCATGGCATTGGAGGTGATTCTGAACAGTGTGGCTCTCTCTGTAACTTGTCTCATCTTTTCCCCCATGTCTCCCCCGACACGAATCCCCTCCAGTTCTGACAAAGACCTGTGTGTGGAATCAAGGAATGAGTAAAAgaatgaaggggaaaaaaaagagatgggcaaactaaataaacaaaaagataatATAGTTGTTTCTAAAGTAATCAAACTGCCCAGTCTGATAATCAATACCTTTGGAGTGCAGACCCATGCTTGACAATGAGATCGTTGCAGGTGTTGAGGTCCTCCACCTTGCTGCCGAGTGTGCGAAGTGTGGACTGGATTTCTAAATTACGGCAGCCTCCCCCCTGTCCTGAGGTGGGGGGCACTGCAGGACAGTCATCACCCGAGTCATCTGAGGGGGAGAACGGGTAAGAAAGTATGACCAAAGCCGAACAAATACAAGGATAAaatgctccacacacacacagataaaaaacacacaatactgCCTGACATAGGTGCTGTTTACAAGCTGATCAGACTTTTCTACGCATGTTCATCTTCTGGCGCCTGCATTCTCCAACACGATTGTTTTCCCTCTCACCAGATTCAGCCTGCATGTGGACGGCCTTTGCCTTGGCGAGCTCCAGAGCGGTGATCCATCGCTGTCGCTCTACTTCCGAGCTGGCCTTCAAGTGGTAGGTCTGCGCGCCTCCGTTGGAAATAACAAAATTGCACGAGTCCTCCACAGCAATATTGGCTGTGGCCAAGTTGATGGTGCCTCGGCATGTGTGACCCATCTCTGCCTGGGTCCTGCAGACGACACAATGATGGACAGTCAAATATAGATCCCTGATTTGTGAAGTCATTGTTGTATTTCTTGTAAAGCAACTGCACATGTGTGCGTTCTGTATGCAATACAAGTACTACTTTGAATGCACTTCTCAGTTAAAAGCTGAATTAACAGACACTGGGTTACTGCCTAAGACAATTGTTATCTATTTATTGTATACCCCTCTATTAAACTCAACACACCACCTCAACACACACCTTGGCTCCCGTTGAGCCAGGGCAGTCCCTTACAATCAATTTCATATCATTACAACTTCAGTCATATACATGGAACTCACCTGTAGTAAGACAAAAGTCCATTGCTCAGAACGAACCAGCGTCTCTGGTAACCTTTAATGTAGTTAGTCCATTTGAAAAGCCAACCCTTGTACGTGTCTCCAGGGGTTGGAGTAGGGGGCTTCGGCTCTGACATCACAACTGACTGTAGGTTCACTGGGTGAAGTTATGGCATGTcgaggaagaaaaaataaataaataaagatttacATTGCTATTAATtgtcaaacattacattttttataaatactcaTGTGTATAATTACTAACtgggtaaagaaaaaaatgtctggTAAAATCACTTCACTGTACTGCAGCCTTTGAAACCAAGAAAAGTCCACAAATGCCAAATGTACGCACAACCACATGAAATGTATGCACAACCAAGTCTTGCAGGTTCTAAAGACAACATCATCACAGTGTAATTTAGCTTGTTAATGTCAACAACTCAAATTAGGTCATAGTATCACCCTATTGTGACATAAGCTTAATGAACTTATCATTAGGCATGTAAGGAATAATGATGTGTTGATTTTACTTGTGAGGAATTAACAAACAAGCCACTTATCTCTACTTAGCTAAACGGAGTAAATGTCAGCTTGCTGCTTAAAGTGTCTGAATATGCAAAGTTACAAGAGCTACAGCGAAAAAAAACCCATCGAATCTCTCAGAAACATGACGGTTTCTATAATTTCGGTTGGATTCAACGTAAAACCTGCAAATAACCGTTACTACATAACGACGAACCGGTTTAGTGCCGACGTGACTTCTGAATCATTTGTTGAGCTAACGTCTGAACGTTACTGCATCGTAAAAggctgagaagaagaagaagaagaagaagacattaacCGATAGACGGTCACGTAAAACAAAACTGGTTCCGAAACCAGATGACGTAGGAGAGTCACGTAAAACGCCACCGGGACGATGTGAGGTACTTCGAGGGGCAAGAAGCCACTTCCAAACATGAAAAGCCACTTAAAACAGTGTCCGTCACTAAGCTCGCTGCTAGCTGCCCGACAGGAAGCTGTCAAAGCAGCAGGACACGTCCCACATTCACGGCGCTAACACTCAGTTCAACTGTCGCCGCATTTCTTCCGTCTTCGCGACAGTAAGACGCCATTAAATCCTCTTGGCCCTTACCGTGCGAGACTTCAGCTGTTAACGTCGCGCATGTCGTGTCGGGTGAAGCAATGTCGGCTCAGCGGTGTTAGCTTTGCTAACTACTTTCATGGATGTGTTAAGGACATAGGACAACAGCTACTTGGCTAcaggttcttcttcttcttcgtcgtcgtcgtctaTTTACGGCAGTTGGCAGCCATAACTTTGCATTACTGCCTCCTTCTGGTTATAGCCTTTATTGATGTCCAGTTAATTTACTAAAACCAAAGTATTTTTCTGCCTTTCCCTCTCtaatgtatatacagtatatacacacattatacttTAGTTTGTATTAGTGTTGCATTATTCCAGTACTATTGGTTTATTTTTCCCCTCTGAATTCTAAAGTCttataataaattaaacaacttgtttttgatagtcttttcaaaatgtgcCTTTTACATCACCTGAATGGGTGGGACCCACATGAATATATTGAATTGGACACCCTGCAAGATATAACACCATCATGTGCCTTTTAACAAAGTGCTGCAAGGTTGTCATCTATTAAAAGTATAACAATCGACCGTAGTATTTAACAGTCcaataataaatatttgtggAATACATATTAAATTGCGGGGTTATATTTTCTCTAATTTGCTGTTCGGTAAGAAAATTCTACGGCCACTAAATACGTTATTGAATGTCAGCCCAGATCCTGTGAAATGTGATTACACattgtatataaaatgtataaggTTTTACTTTTAGGATGAAACAGTGGAAATATGAATCCTCTGGGTTTTAAAAAGATTACACAATGTGCAATTCCACAAAGCATTTTCAGCATGATAATTTTTGCACTATTATATACACTTTAATTTAACAAAGCTGGCTATACTTTTAGTATTTAAAACCAGTagtattacaaaataaaaaagacccCAATTCTGTTTTTAAACTCATGCAATAGCCTTCATAAAAACTAACCAAAGgactttaaaatatttacatgaacacatttaggttattatttaaaaaaaaaaaaatgtttaaaagtcATCCTGAAAACATACATTCTGAGTTACTCTTCACCATGTACAttagcaacacaaaaaacaataacaaattgATCTAATTGAGTTCATTTTATTGGACAATTTTACTACAACAACAAAGCTTGTATGAAGTAGGCATTTACTTTAAAACAtcctgtgtgtatatgtgtgtatcaaTGAATGTGtcagtgtatgtttgtgttaaAGATAATTCACTACTCCCCCAGACTTATTTAGTGATGGTATTTGCATTCATACTTTTCCCACTCCCACTAAGCACAATATATGGGGTTTTCTGAGACTTTTGCTTCTCTTGGAGCAAAGCCACCGTCCCTAGAGGAGTGTCACTGCTGCTCATCTTCTTCAGCAGCGCTTCTTCCTCCAGCtttttcatcctcctctcagTCTTCATTTTTCCAGACCCTTTCCCATGGAATCGATGTGAAAGCTGCCGGAACGCTTCTTTTGGGGTGAGCCGTCGACCGGATTCATCCACATACTCGATCTTGACCTCAGGCTTGTAGCCATCCTTGTCCTTGAAATCTTGAGTGAAGCCCCTGTATTCTTCTCTGCGACTGTACTTGTCATCGAAGCCCATCTTGTCCTCAATGCAGTAGTTATCGTTGGGCAAGGCGCCTTTTGTTGCTCTGACACGGGATATCTTCTGCATTTCAGTGTCCAATAAACCTTTGTTTTTGCACAACAGCAAAGCAGCAGCAAGACCAGACTTGACAATGGGCTCTTCATCCAAAATGGTGGCACAGGCTGTCGCAAAATCGGGCTGCTTCTGCTCTTCATCCAGGTTAACTGTGCTCCAGCCAACATTCTCATCCAATTCTGAGTCTGAATCTCCAGCGtcatctttctcttctttctcctcaaaGTCCATAATGTCTTCTTGGTCCTCTCTGTTGCCAGACAGCCCATACGTTGGGATATCACCCAGGGTTCTGCAAAACTCTGAGGTGGCGTTGAAAACAATGTTGTTCTTCTGCTCAGGATCATTTTCATGGCTGCCTTGATCAAGCTCTTTGATCTTCTCCGCCACCttctccccagagtctttgagAAGCTGCTTTTGCTTCAgcttcctctgcttctccaGCTGTTTCTGCAGTTCCTGCTCTGCCTCATCCTCCTCAAATGCGGTTGACTCTGGAACAGTGAAGTCTTCGTCATCACTCATCTCCATTTCTGCCATCCGAACATCATCTGACATTTGCGGGATATTGCAGGGCGTAACGCTCTCCTCCTCAACTTTCTCGACGACTTCCTCCAACTGTTTGCGGCCTCGACCGCGTGTCCTGGAGCCAAAATCAGTGTTGCGAGTGTCATCAATGCGAAGCTCGTCTGCAGCCGTgtgcttctccttcttcctgaTTTTCCTCACGCGGGGTTTGGTCTTTTTAAAGCCCACCATTTCGTGAGAAGTGTAATACTCGGAGGCGATAGCAAGTGCAGGCATTTCCAAGGACTGGGCCTGGTTTCGGAGCGCCTCTCTCATGGCTTGAATCTCTCGTTCTCGCTCCCCGTCAGCAAAGCCGCCCGTGTTCAACCGgaaactctttttcttttcaccctcAATTTCCTCGTCATACTTTGACAGTACAGATTTGGGCTTCACTGTAACCATGTCATCCACACTCTCCTCTTCTTCGTAGGGCTTGTATTcaggccttttcttttttaactccACGTTCTTTTCGGCATGTTCCTTGTCCACCATTCCCACGTTCACAagcacatcttcctcctcctccagtacACCCTTGTCTTGTAGGGTCAGGATCACAGTCTGGCCCTCATTGAAGGAATCTACCTTGTGCTGCACTTTGAGTCCCTTCAGATCTCGAGCTGTGTACGAATCCTTTTTGCTTTGTGCAAACTCCTCGTCCACCAGACTGCTGACACCGAATTCCTCGTCCATCTCTTGCAGAAGTTTGGCTCTTTTCTCAGCAAGTTCCTTTTCTTTTGCCATATTTCTGCTTCTCTCAACCCAAGCAGAGGTATCATCCAACCAGTCTTCCTCCGCTATGGCCTTGACTTTTCCCAGTTTCTGGTTCTGGATGCGTTTTTCTTTCATAGCTGCAAGCTTCTCCCTCATATCCTTCTGCTTTTTAATGAGAACGGGGTTGATGGTCTCCGCCACCAACGGATCCTCTTTGGTGCCGagctccttcttgttctcattTAATTCCAGAGGCTTCAGACCCAGCTTGGCTCTGAGCTTGTTTGTCTCCTCGATGCTGAGCGATGCGTCTCCGCTTGCAGACTGAGGCCCCACTTCTGTATTGCTTTCTTCATAGGCAAGATCGACTTTCTCCTTCTTCACGCGTGGCTCGGCGGCGCTCCTTTCACCTTTGCTGCGGTCCCGTCCAGTTCTTTCCCGGGACCTGGAGCGTTTTCGTTTGTCTTTATCCCGAGTTGCGTCCCGGTCCGACGCTTCTCTTTCTCGGTCCTTGTGGCGATGTTTCTTATGTTCGCGACGGCGGTCTTCCGGATCCTTGTCGCGACccttttccttgtgtttcttgGAGGACCCCATTATTTCCTTAGCCGGTTACAGCAGTTgtgactaaaaaaaaacacaacacaactgtTAGCAAAATGTTGTTCACACGATGTGTTGAAAAGCTTTTCGCAGTCGCTTACATTAGCTTTGAAAGCTAAGTGGCTAACCGACGACACAACTCACGCAGAGCGAAGACAAAATGGTTCCTGGCGTTCACAATCCGATGTTAACCGACGACGAGTGAGGATGTGAAAAAAATACTTAGCTAACggtatttgttttcttcccaCAAGCTTAACCACCTATCTCCTCGGTCAGGTATACAACTTTCGACGTCGTCAAACGAACGCCGAACGAGAATATTATGGTTTCCGGCAGTGACGCGTGCTTCGGTCGATTAGTAGCCAGCGTTAACATCTCTGTATACTGCCCCCTGCCGCATTGGAGGGTTTATGACAGGCCAGGATCACATCCATGAGTAGCTGCGTTTTGGGACCTATAAGACGCTATTATTTATCAAATGGCTTATACCAGAATGAGAGAGATTTTGTAAAAAACCTCACCTGCAGTATATGAAGTATACTAAGGGAACGTCATTTCCTTCATTTCCTCTCTGCATGGTAATACCAACGTTCCCCGTCTTAAATTGTAAGCTAACTTAGCAAGTGCAGTTTTAAATAACATGGAAGCCTGTATTTAAACCTGCTGCGTTCGTCGTCAGCTAACGCCAATGTTGGTTAGTCACGACAGTGTTCAAACCCCAGCACGGTGAATTTACCGACGTCATTCTGAGCTTGGAGCTCAGATTTAACGTTAATGCCGAGACGCTTGTTTGCTTAAACTTTTATCGAGACATTTAAAGTTAGCAGCTGTTCGCGAGCTAGGTATTGTTAGCATTAGCGAGCTATCGTTAACctcagctttgtgtgtgtgtgtgtgtgtgcaactttCTCCGCTCGTTAGCATGTCGTCTTGTTGGTGGACACTAACAAACGCGAAGAGTCGTGGTGTTTCTATCGATAGAGAATTGAAGCAACGTCCACCAGAGGGTTAGCTAGCTGGTGCAtatttgaggggggggggggttgcgtGTTGCCATGGCGATTGTAGGACCGAATTAGGTCAGAAATGTTAAGCTAGTAAAGTTTTTACCCGACGTTAACTCTCGTGTTCAACGTTGTGTTTCCTCTGCCCGTAAAGCTAACATAAGCTCGTGTCCCTTCGTCGAGCAGTAACAGAAAGCTCGCGCTAACTCgcgcattgtgttttttttcccccgggaATCCGAGCGGGCCACGCGCACAAATACCAACACTGTAAAGCGACCAACCGCCGCTAACGGCAACGGAAGAGGTCACTAAACCGTAGCAGTATGGTCGATGTACTGATTGTCGATGTACTGAAGCTGGTCGTGATCGCAGCGTGCACGGTTAGTTAAAGTTAATGGAAGACAATGACGCATGATGACGCTTTAATGTAATTGTTCGCCGTAATGGTTCATAAAAAACTGTCTGcgttattaacattaacattaacagtCGTATCAATATGTAACGTTAGCTTATGAACGTCAACCTCACGTTATTATTAACgtcactttttttcccttgttgttttactttatgTCAACATTGTGTAACGTGCTTGTTCTGCGGTCCTGTTCGGTGAGCAGTGTCTCCTTTTGTTGTGAATTCCAGCAAGCAGTTTCCTTGACTGCCAAATGTCCCTTtcgtcttgtgtttttattgcagGCTTGCATAACCTTTTGTTCTTTATTATGATCAgtatgcttttttaaaattatttatttgtaatttttttttagtgaGTTCAAGCGAGCTGTAAGTGGGTGACATGGCAACCGGAGGCACTCCTTTTGATGACAGTGCAGAAGAGCTGCACAACTGGACTGTAACCAATGGTAGTCTGGAGGATAGACTCAACAATCTGGTGAGGGCTCATCACAACCTTTTGTAGAAGATGTTTGactgtttctttcattttcacatcATGTTACACTGAAGTAACGCTAGTTTTCTCAACACTTTCAGTGTTTGTTATCCAGCCAATTACCAACTGGAATTTCGTGAATCAAACTCTAAAATACAATTGTCTCTTAAGTTTTTCTTACTGTCTTGTCAGGTCTTATTGATGCCAAGGTGTGTCTAATATGTATCTTATAGACAATATGCATCAGTCCCGATTTAAAGTAAACAtgtatattcattattttaaatgtatttgcgGTTGATCAGGACTGGGGTGTTCAGCAGAAGAAAGCTAACCGATCTTcagagaagaacaagaagaagctgCCGGCTGCAGTGGTGGAGAGCCGCCTGACTAATGATATTTCACCTGAGTCCACCCCTGGGGCCTGTCGCAGGAGAGCACGCACCCCTCATTCCTTTCCCCACATCAAATACACCACCCAGATGTCTATCCCTGACCAGACCGAGCTGGACAAGCTGCGTCAGAGAATCAATTTCACAGACTTGGATGAGGTGAGAAGCTGCTGTACCATCATTAATAATTTCTGTTGAGTGGAGTAAATATGTTGTTGTAAATTCACATCCCAGGCAGGCACAtaagggtatatatatatatatatatatatatatatatatatatatatatatatattatatataattttttttacataaaaggCATGTCATAGTGGTAGATAAATACAGTAGCTTAATCTGTGGACATAGATGTCGCAATGAGCTAATGGTTTCCCAAACTCATAGCAGCAACAATTATCTGCCAGCATTGTAAATAACTGACTGCAGTTGGCTCTACATGTCAAGTTGCATATGTTGTTGCCATTTTAATAGGACTGTCCAGCAGTTGGTTAGATGGGGAGTAACACAACACACggtttaacatttttaaactgtgtgtggTTGTTAATCTGTAGTGTTGCAAGTATGATATTCCTGGGATCACATTGGATacaatattttactttaaaggTACAATGCACATTTTTTGTCCCACTACTTGTGGTGTAGAACAACATCTTTATGGACAGGTCACTGCACTGATTTATGTCTTGGACCAGCATGGCACAAGCACACATGTGTTAATACTCATTTCTGCTGATTGTAGATTGCTTATCGTGTCTGGTCTCATGTTTAACTCATGCCCTTTTGTGGAATCTCAAGAACATGTAATATAAATCCTGCCAGTTATCCCACAGTCAAACAAACCAAATTCCTAAAGTATATGAGATTTTAAAAGACAATACCCAGAAACTTGGGTGGTGATTTGTCTGACTTATATCTTCTTTTCTTACTCAGAGGAGCATCGGCAGTGACTCCCAGGGGCGTGCCACAGCTGCCAACAACCAGCGGCAGTTAGCGGGAGAGAACAAGAAACCCTACAACTTCCTACCTCTGCATGTAAACACTAACAAAAGCAAGGagctgctccctccctcctcatctgCCCCAGCCACACCAGCTATCACCAAGGAAACTAAGAAGCAAAGCCCAGGATTCAGGGATAGGTTAACCCCTGTGGTTCCTACCAAGGAAACTCTGAGGCCCAGCCGTGGTGGCGCTGAGAGAGGACCCTCAGCGCACAGAGAATACAGCAGAGGAGAACCGAGAATAGACAGCAGCCAggtaacattttgttttgttgttgccatGGTTTTGGTCAGCTCTTATTCTTGTCTAACTGCCACGTGATACCTTGTATTCTGGGCAGTGAGTGGGATAACGAGGCGTTGGTCTCATAAATGCACACTTATACAATTTGATATCAATTCATTAAGTAAATTCTGAGATATTTTACTGAATGTGTGAAAACTTTAACTTGCTGGTGgtgctagaggaaaagtcaaatGATCACCAACGTTGATATAATTCATCCTCTGGGTACCGTGACTATCTCTACAAAGTCTGAAGCTCTCATTGCCTTTCAGTGCTATACCAATGTTCACTTCAGTTTCTGAGAAACTAAACCAAATAAATGCATGGTCATattatgtttatctttttacAAGAGGCCTGGAGATGTGCGGCATGTGAGGCAAGTTAAAGTGACtataatttatgtttttgttgtaacAGTGTATCAAATGACACTTAAACACAGTGACAATGTGAAAGCGGTTGCTATTAGTGACGCACGACAAAGACTGATCACCTGATTGTGCTGCTCCCCTTGGCTAAATGGAGCTCTATAGTGAGTTTCAGCTCAtggttttgttgtcttgtcCATAACTTTCAAGTTTTGGTTCAATCTTCACTGAAAAAGCTCTTAAAAACCTGTACACTGCCTGCTtggcaccaaacagcagacagacacagttagtgAACAAAATGGAGCATTTAACAGCTAAAGAGACATATGTATTGCTCAGGAGTTGTAGAAACCAAAATCAGGTAGTGAAGGTTTAAATGTACTAATTCTGGTTATAAAGACATTATTTCccatttaattatataatgTGTCCCTTTACACGTGTACAGTACACATGGCAGTGTCTTTGTATTGCTGCACTCCAGGCTACTCTGTGAAACCAGAACTAGGATGAAAGTGAGGGAGAGCTAGTGCAGCTAAAACTAGGCTGTATTTAGGGCAATTTATAAATAAGCCACCAGTGGTGCCCAGTGAGTTTTATGCCCAACCCCCTTCTGCCTTTATTTAGCCCAATCTGAGGCGTAGCTGCAGATGCTcggtttcatttattttacgtCTTTCTCTGACTTCTTTAAATGTACTCTCCTGAAACCTACACCCATCCaccaccctcctctctctgcacgGTGTCAGGTGGTGAGCAAACTGGTACAGATCCGGGAGTACATCAGTAAGGCCAGCTCCATGCGGGACGACCTGGTGGAGAAGAATGATGTGCCGGCCAACGTGGAGCGTCTCTCCCATCTTATTGACCACCTCAAGGAGCAGGAGAGGTCTTATTTACGGTTCCTGCAAAACATGCtggttagtttgtttgtttttacccttttttttgtttctccttctctttttccaAATTAATCTTgttctttgcttttctcatgGTGTCAGACAAGGGTAGACATATTTAGTCCAAAAAAGTCTTTTGTTGGAAAGCTTGTTTGTTAACTGGTTGAAATGGAACCTGCTTGTGTCGTTATCTTGGCAGCTCGTCacttatacatttttaatggctGTCTTTCTCTGTGGCCAACCGTCAAGTCAAGTCATATCTTGTTCAGTAACATGCTACTTTCTATTGCAGGTtggctttgtttgtgtttgatattactgttaCCCATATTCCCACACATTTAATAAGCTTGAGCATGCAGGCATTCTCATctattttgggaaatgtatgGCATGTTGAATTATTATCAATTACTAAGTAGCTTACTTTAACAATGCCAAAAGATTGTActggactcttttttttaatttttaattttttaacattttttaaaattattttaactTTTCAGTAATTTTGAAAATTAAGTCTCTTGCTGTTCCTTCCACTATCTCTATAGACGCGAGAGGATGACGAGGATGATGCTGGGACCCTGGACTCTGCAGTGGGCTCAGGTTCTCTGGCTGAGAGCACTTCTCTTAACATTGAGGTCCGTTCCTCAGATGCCTCAAATGCAACGGTGTGTACATTTGTTTCCCAAAATTGAAGGGGGTCTCTGTTGCATTTCACGTAGCCCTTATAATTAGTGTGAGGTAATAGAATTTTGTCGTTTAAATTCAGACATGAAAACAAGACATGCCGCACTATTGTTGCCGTTTTGTTCAAGTCAGTGTTTGTAAAGCTTTTGTGGACGTGAACTTTGCAGGGCGGTAGGCCAGAAACGGTGCGAGCTGACCAGAAGGAAGAGCTTGAGAATCTGCGTAAGCAGCACGAGCTGCTGAAGAAGATGCTGGAACAGCAGGAGCAGCTCCGGGCCCTGCAGGGCAGACAGGAAGCAATAATGGCCATGCAGGACAG is a genomic window containing:
- the LOC117730402 gene encoding oxysterol-binding protein 1-like isoform X1 gives rise to the protein MSEPKPPTPTPGDTYKGWLFKWTNYIKGYQRRWFVLSNGLLSYYRTQAEMGHTCRGTINLATANIAVEDSCNFVISNGGAQTYHLKASSEVERQRWITALELAKAKAVHMQAESDDSGDDCPAVPPTSGQGGGCRNLEIQSTLRTLGSKVEDLNTCNDLIVKHGSALQRSLSELEGIRVGGDMGEKMRQVTERATLFRITSNAMINACRDFLSLAQNHSKRWQKALQVERDQRIRLEETLEQLAKQHNHLERAFRGATVLPPSFSNPALANKDKKGDASDEDDDNEFFDAMEDPAEFITVPADPKYHRRSGSNVSGFSSEIGMEDQSVNFDELSLASNPESPQPLELEPVRQRRTRIPDKPNYYLNLWSIMKNCIGKELSKIPMPVNFNEPLSMLQRLSEDLEYYELLDKASKSQSSLEQMCYVAAFTVSSYSTTVHRTGKPFNPLLGETFELDRLKDCGYRSLCEQVSHHPPAAAHHASSEKGWTLRQEITLASKFRGKYLSIMPLGSIQCLFEKSNNHYSWKKVTTTVHNIIVGKLWIDQSGEIDVVNHKTGDRCHLKFAPYSYFSRDVPRKVTGVVTDKDGKAHYVLSGTWDEKMEFSRIMQSSKGENGTEGKQRTVYQTLKAKEIWRKNPLPEGAENMYFFSSLALTLNEAEEGVAPTDCRRRPDQRLMEDGRWDEANAEKQRLEEKQRIVRREREREAVKAASSPEEAVTEDSINDSPSKSKYSSLSLFPPLINIYYIYILALDAKQHMYEMFAYVTGRCLISSTSSFKYFYHPLQPFLFHLADAVETGTEANEVLDETDTEDSHPYTPVASPYGPSLSPYLSTHPDNYQAMWFEKLDDPASGETLHVYKGGYWEAKEEGSWDVCPEIF
- the LOC117730402 gene encoding oxysterol-binding protein 1-like isoform X2, whose product is MSEPKPPTPTPGDTYKGWLFKWTNYIKGYQRRWFVLSNGLLSYYRTQAEMGHTCRGTINLATANIAVEDSCNFVISNGGAQTYHLKASSEVERQRWITALELAKAKAVHMQAESDDSGDDCPAVPPTSGQGGGCRNLEIQSTLRTLGSKVEDLNTCNDLIVKHGSALQRSLSELEGIRVGGDMGEKMRQVTERATLFRITSNAMINACRDFLSLAQNHSKRWQKALQVERDQRIRLEETLEQLAKQHNHLERAFRGATVLPPSFSNPALANKDKKGDASDEDDDNEFFDAMEDPAEFITVPADPKYHRRSGSNVSGFSSEIGMEDQSVNFDELSLASNPESPQPLELEPVRQRRTRIPDKPNYYLNLWSIMKNCIGKELSKIPMPVNFNEPLSMLQRLSEDLEYYELLDKASKSQSSLEQMCYVAAFTVSSYSTTVHRTGKPFNPLLGETFELDRLKDCGYRSLCEQVSHHPPAAAHHASSEKGWTLRQEITLASKFRGKYLSIMPLGSIQCLFEKSNNHYSWKKVTTTVHNIIVGKLWIDQSGEIDVVNHKTGDRCHLKFAPYSYFSRDVPRKVTGVVTDKDGKAHYVLSGTWDEKMEFSRIMQSSKGENGTEGKQRTVYQTLKAKEIWRKNPLPEGAENMYFFSSLALTLNEAEEGVAPTDCRRRPDQRLMEDGRWDEANAEKQRLEEKQRIVRREREREAVKAASSPEEAVTEDSINDSPSKSKYSSLSLFPPLINIYYIYILALDAKQHMYEMFAYVTGRCLISSTSSFKYFYHPLQPFLFHLADAVETGTEANEVLDETDTEDSHPYTPVACTHPDNYQAMWFEKLDDPASGETLHVYKGGYWEAKEEGSWDVCPEIF